A part of Solicola gregarius genomic DNA contains:
- the ku gene encoding non-homologous end joining protein Ku: MRAMWKGSVSFGLVNIPIKMYVATHQHDVSFKQVRRTDGSRVRYRRVAETDGEEVAYGDIAKGYELDDGSMVVLTDDDFAELPLPTKRTIEVLEFVPLDQLDPVYFNKSYYLEPEGAPGLKPYVLLREALNDSEMVAIVKITISTREQLAALRVREDVLVLSTMLWPDELRAADFDFLDQDVSIRAQEQAMANSLVTSMSGDFDPSEYTDDFADALKSMIDAKLEGGEVTPAASTGDEPGDNVVDLMSALQASVDRASSGAESDDEKPETKAASTKKATKKTTKKSSTKKSTAKKATKKASAGRRSA, encoded by the coding sequence ATGCGTGCGATGTGGAAGGGCTCGGTCTCGTTCGGCCTGGTCAACATCCCGATCAAGATGTACGTCGCGACCCATCAGCACGACGTGTCGTTCAAGCAGGTACGTCGAACCGATGGCTCCCGCGTCCGCTACCGTCGCGTCGCCGAGACCGACGGCGAGGAGGTCGCGTACGGCGACATAGCCAAGGGCTACGAGCTCGACGACGGGTCGATGGTGGTGCTGACCGACGACGACTTCGCCGAGCTGCCGCTGCCGACGAAGCGCACGATCGAGGTGCTCGAGTTCGTACCTCTCGACCAGCTCGACCCGGTCTACTTCAACAAGTCGTACTATCTCGAGCCCGAGGGCGCCCCCGGCCTCAAGCCGTACGTGTTGCTGCGCGAGGCCCTCAACGACAGCGAGATGGTCGCGATCGTGAAGATCACGATCAGCACCCGCGAGCAGCTTGCCGCGCTCCGCGTACGCGAGGACGTCCTGGTGCTCTCGACGATGCTCTGGCCCGATGAGCTGCGCGCCGCGGACTTCGACTTCCTCGACCAGGACGTCTCGATCCGCGCGCAGGAGCAGGCGATGGCCAACTCCCTCGTCACCTCGATGTCGGGCGACTTCGACCCGTCCGAGTACACCGACGACTTCGCCGACGCGCTCAAGTCGATGATCGACGCGAAGCTCGAAGGCGGCGAGGTCACGCCCGCCGCGTCCACCGGAGACGAGCCAGGCGACAACGTCGTCGACCTGATGTCTGCCCTGCAGGCGTCGGTCGACCGGGCCTCGTCCGGCGCCGAGTCCGACGACGAGAAGCCCGAGACGAAGGCCGCCTCGACGAAGAAGGCCACCAAGAAGACCACGAAGAAGTCGTCCACCAAGAAGTCCACGGCCAAGAAGGCGACGAAGAAGGCGTCGGCCGGTCGACGCAGCGCCTGA
- a CDS encoding MinD/ParA family ATP-binding protein, whose protein sequence is MSEGREADVAPFPVVVVTIDDSGVAVNGEIVERDPDQSPREAAIDAVSRRIARALGRPVRTVAEDYTGRTRLVVHPDGHVSDVAALDDGGAGTRQARASIGQQAAYAVAARNGNAPESADSVTGGGLAVADRVEDSDGWQVPPSRDAVDVDDVDTGEIAVVEEEIADDYPSDGDAGAVAEAPDTEGDSPSASETYPVPADVDERRVAPDSENPWADQDGSDPFDQTVPEPDEPSQVVNPWITAANVVNGGPGSEAERQRARRKSFIAAQPLVGPAQMGVRGALTRMGMRTHPSRREMTQRESVRRVSQHWPGPRTIAIANPKGSANKTPTMICLSAVFGRFGGAGVLGWDNNETRGTAAWRTHRGPHVSSVLDLLPRYEELLGARAQAAQLARYVHHQATDKFDVLWSDQSTEGEHEMTGDEVDRIHEIAAKYYRLILMDSGNSERASNWRAMIAHADQLVVPCTNVEDTAEAGARMLEALAQRDEHSAALAKTAVAVVSQRTPGRDANMERIVNDFRPLVRDVVAVPHDPALYSGVINFDALHPRTRRAWLDAASAVATNL, encoded by the coding sequence ATGTCCGAGGGTCGAGAGGCTGACGTCGCTCCCTTCCCGGTCGTCGTCGTGACGATCGACGACTCCGGAGTCGCGGTCAACGGTGAGATCGTTGAGCGCGACCCCGACCAGAGCCCGCGCGAGGCCGCGATCGATGCGGTGTCGCGCCGGATCGCCCGCGCGCTCGGCAGACCGGTTCGTACCGTCGCCGAGGACTACACCGGACGCACCCGGCTCGTCGTCCATCCCGACGGTCACGTCAGCGACGTCGCCGCACTTGACGACGGCGGCGCCGGCACCCGGCAGGCGCGCGCATCGATCGGTCAACAGGCCGCGTACGCGGTTGCCGCTCGGAACGGAAACGCTCCCGAAAGCGCCGACAGCGTCACCGGCGGCGGCCTCGCGGTCGCCGATCGTGTCGAGGATAGCGACGGTTGGCAGGTCCCGCCGTCGCGCGACGCCGTGGATGTCGACGACGTCGACACCGGCGAGATCGCGGTCGTCGAGGAAGAGATCGCCGACGACTACCCGAGCGATGGCGACGCGGGTGCCGTAGCCGAGGCACCCGACACGGAAGGGGATTCGCCATCCGCCTCCGAAACCTACCCGGTGCCGGCCGACGTCGACGAGCGCCGCGTCGCGCCGGACTCCGAGAACCCGTGGGCCGATCAGGACGGCAGCGACCCGTTCGACCAGACCGTTCCCGAGCCCGATGAGCCGAGCCAGGTCGTGAACCCCTGGATCACCGCCGCCAACGTCGTCAACGGCGGCCCTGGCTCGGAGGCCGAGCGGCAACGAGCTCGGCGCAAGTCGTTCATCGCCGCCCAACCGCTCGTCGGGCCCGCCCAGATGGGCGTACGCGGGGCACTGACCCGGATGGGCATGCGCACCCACCCCTCCCGGCGCGAGATGACCCAGCGCGAGAGCGTCCGCCGAGTGAGCCAGCATTGGCCGGGCCCACGTACGATCGCGATCGCCAACCCCAAGGGGTCGGCCAACAAGACACCGACGATGATCTGCCTGTCCGCGGTGTTCGGTCGCTTCGGCGGCGCCGGCGTGCTCGGTTGGGACAACAACGAGACGCGTGGCACCGCGGCCTGGCGTACGCACCGCGGACCACACGTCTCGAGCGTGCTCGACCTCCTGCCCCGCTACGAGGAGCTGCTCGGCGCGCGTGCTCAGGCCGCACAGCTCGCGCGGTACGTCCACCACCAGGCAACCGACAAGTTCGATGTGCTGTGGTCCGACCAGAGCACCGAGGGCGAACACGAGATGACTGGCGACGAGGTCGACCGCATCCACGAGATCGCCGCGAAGTACTACCGGCTGATCCTGATGGACAGCGGCAACAGTGAGCGCGCGAGCAACTGGCGGGCGATGATCGCGCACGCCGATCAGCTCGTCGTCCCCTGCACGAACGTCGAGGACACCGCCGAGGCGGGCGCGCGCATGTTGGAGGCGCTCGCGCAGCGCGACGAGCACTCGGCCGCACTCGCGAAGACCGCCGTCGCGGTCGTCTCCCAGCGCACACCGGGTCGCGATGCCAACATGGAGCGCATCGTCAACGACTTCCGCCCGCTCGTGCGCGACGTCGTCGCGGTCCCGCACGACCCGGCGCTCTACTCGGGTGTGATCAACTTCGACGCCTTGCACCCCCGGACCAGACGGGCCTGGCTCGACGCCGCCTCCGCCGTCGCGACCAACCTGTAG
- a CDS encoding choice-of-anchor P family protein — protein MRATSKVVATLAATALTVGGLAAATTSATGATSPSDRASAKRFNFISSAYGTRVYNKNGDLVDSGRTAWSLIACTSKTGKTDRDHLAKVELPGGQLSIGPVTTKARSVETKNGAKSVSTTKVGAIVLKASGIGSLKIEGLTGTSESSYANGKYAQKGSVDLLGIKAVLAGIEVPLPFNPDDINPGQEFLIPGLAKLRFLDNNGRVGSNVASNNSVALEIKVLTGGPLKGQTVRVGYARTKLEGIPKHGRVGGYGEAAHSELLDGVVSTGRVGYQKLSCTGTNGKWERNSVAGLKVPGAPVRIGAASGQARGTLGKSPVAHTRARIADVKLTNNLKIGAIESYAKVTKKNGKYKKTSGVSVLRVRAGGENVTKQINKAIKNQKSITIPGIAKITPNVVKKKKRSISVTGLKITLLDVAKPLSSAIYLANSEAKAK, from the coding sequence ATGAGAGCCACTTCGAAGGTCGTTGCGACGCTCGCAGCCACCGCCCTCACCGTCGGCGGTCTGGCCGCGGCGACGACCAGCGCCACCGGCGCTACCTCTCCATCGGACCGCGCGTCCGCCAAGCGATTCAACTTCATCTCCTCTGCGTACGGAACTCGCGTCTACAACAAGAACGGCGATCTCGTCGACTCGGGTCGCACCGCGTGGTCGCTGATCGCCTGCACCAGCAAGACCGGCAAGACCGACCGCGACCATCTGGCGAAGGTCGAGCTGCCGGGCGGTCAACTCAGCATCGGGCCGGTGACCACGAAGGCACGGTCGGTTGAGACGAAGAACGGTGCCAAGTCGGTGTCGACGACGAAGGTCGGCGCCATCGTGCTGAAGGCCTCCGGCATCGGATCGCTCAAGATCGAGGGCCTGACGGGCACCTCGGAGTCGAGCTACGCCAACGGCAAGTACGCCCAGAAGGGCAGTGTCGACCTGCTCGGCATCAAGGCGGTGCTCGCGGGCATCGAGGTCCCGTTGCCGTTCAATCCCGACGACATCAACCCCGGCCAGGAGTTCCTCATCCCCGGCCTGGCGAAGCTTCGCTTCCTGGACAACAACGGGAGGGTCGGCAGCAACGTCGCGAGCAACAACAGCGTCGCGCTCGAGATCAAGGTGCTGACCGGCGGTCCGCTGAAGGGCCAGACCGTTCGCGTCGGCTACGCGCGTACGAAGCTCGAGGGCATCCCGAAGCACGGTCGCGTCGGAGGATACGGCGAGGCCGCCCACTCGGAGCTGCTCGACGGCGTCGTGAGCACCGGCCGCGTCGGGTACCAGAAGCTCAGCTGCACCGGCACCAACGGCAAGTGGGAGCGCAACTCCGTCGCGGGTCTGAAGGTGCCGGGAGCACCGGTTCGGATCGGTGCGGCGAGCGGGCAGGCTCGCGGAACCCTCGGTAAGTCGCCCGTCGCGCACACGCGGGCACGCATCGCCGATGTGAAGCTCACCAACAACCTCAAGATCGGCGCGATCGAGTCGTACGCGAAGGTCACGAAGAAGAACGGCAAGTACAAGAAGACCTCCGGCGTCTCCGTCCTGCGTGTGCGCGCCGGCGGTGAGAACGTCACGAAGCAGATCAACAAGGCGATCAAGAACCAGAAGTCGATCACGATTCCTGGGATCGCCAAGATCACTCCGAACGTCGTCAAGAAGAAGAAGCGGTCGATCTCCGTTACAGGGCTGAAGATCACGCTGCTCGATGTCGCCAAGCCGCTGAGCTCGGCGATCTATCTCGCCAACAGCGAGGCGAAGGCCAAGTAG
- a CDS encoding TetR/AcrR family transcriptional regulator — protein sequence MSAARDPAGRREAILEATLEVIAEVGVARATHRAIADRAGVPLGSTTYYFPSQQALTTEALERVADRCREQVREWEQEIATGSNLAVDLARLAHDYLSDHDRALLEYELYLAAARSPELRVAARAWLSGLRAYLAPLVGGTAAVGIAALIDGFLLDSIATGETVSRADLEAAIARLIVRPGELAAELS from the coding sequence TTGAGCGCCGCCCGAGATCCCGCCGGTCGGCGCGAAGCGATCCTCGAGGCGACGCTCGAGGTGATCGCCGAGGTCGGCGTCGCGCGGGCGACCCACCGCGCGATCGCCGACCGCGCCGGCGTACCCCTGGGTTCGACGACGTACTACTTCCCATCCCAGCAGGCGCTCACCACCGAGGCGCTGGAGCGGGTCGCCGACCGCTGCCGCGAGCAGGTACGTGAGTGGGAGCAGGAGATCGCGACCGGGTCGAACCTCGCGGTCGACCTGGCCCGCCTCGCCCACGACTACCTCTCCGACCACGACCGCGCGCTGCTCGAGTACGAGCTCTACCTCGCCGCAGCCCGCTCACCCGAGCTGCGCGTCGCGGCGCGTGCCTGGCTGTCGGGTCTGCGCGCGTACCTTGCACCTTTGGTCGGCGGCACCGCCGCCGTCGGCATCGCCGCCTTGATCGACGGGTTCCTGCTCGATTCGATCGCTACCGGCGAGACCGTCTCGCGCGCCGACCTCGAAGCCGCCATCGCACGGCTGATCGTCCGCCCCGGCGAGCTCGCGGCCGAACTTTCCTGA
- a CDS encoding DMT family transporter, with amino-acid sequence MAYAFLLAAISLEVLGTSLLNATDGFSRLWPSAACLAAYAGSFFALAQTVKDIPVGVTYAMWAGLGTAAIVAIGVVALGESLSATKILGVLLVIGGVVVLNLGGAH; translated from the coding sequence ATGGCGTACGCGTTCCTGCTCGCCGCGATCTCGCTCGAGGTGCTCGGCACGAGCCTGCTCAACGCGACCGACGGGTTCAGTCGGCTCTGGCCGTCCGCCGCCTGCCTCGCGGCGTACGCGGGCTCCTTCTTCGCACTGGCCCAGACCGTGAAGGACATCCCCGTGGGCGTGACGTACGCGATGTGGGCCGGCCTCGGCACGGCGGCGATCGTCGCGATCGGCGTCGTTGCGCTCGGCGAGTCGCTCAGCGCGACGAAGATCCTCGGCGTACTCCTCGTGATCGGCGGCGTTGTCGTGCTCAACCTGGGCGGAGCACATTGA
- a CDS encoding cation diffusion facilitator family transporter, with protein MSASGGTKAVLAALIANLSIAVMKFLAYLLTSSSSMLAESIHSVADSGNQLLLLLGGKAAKRRADAKHPFGYGRERYVYSFIVAIVLFSVGGLFALYEAYHKWQDPHGFDEWQWVPIAVLLGAIVAESFSFRTAIRETNQVRGQQSLARFIRTSKAPELPVILLEDLGALVGLVFALFGVSMTLVTDDGRWDAAGTAGIGVLLVAIAVVLAIETKSLLLGESATRAHVEQIEAAVATGGETSVIHLRTMHLGPDELLVAAKIAVTRQETGTEIAEAIDAAERRIRDAVPIARVIYLEPDVRRPAQR; from the coding sequence ATGTCAGCCAGTGGTGGCACGAAGGCCGTTCTCGCGGCTCTGATCGCGAATCTGTCGATCGCCGTGATGAAGTTCCTCGCATATCTCCTCACCAGCTCGTCGTCGATGCTGGCGGAGTCGATCCACTCCGTCGCAGACTCGGGAAACCAGCTGTTGTTACTGCTCGGGGGCAAGGCGGCGAAGCGGCGGGCCGATGCGAAGCATCCGTTCGGATACGGCCGCGAGCGTTATGTGTACAGCTTCATCGTGGCGATCGTGCTGTTCAGTGTCGGCGGGCTGTTCGCGCTGTACGAGGCGTACCACAAGTGGCAGGACCCGCACGGATTCGACGAGTGGCAGTGGGTGCCGATCGCCGTGCTCCTCGGTGCGATCGTCGCGGAGAGCTTCTCCTTCCGCACCGCGATCCGCGAGACCAACCAGGTGCGTGGCCAGCAGAGCCTCGCCCGGTTCATTCGTACGTCCAAGGCGCCCGAGCTGCCGGTGATCCTGCTCGAGGACCTAGGAGCGCTCGTCGGCCTGGTGTTCGCGTTGTTCGGTGTCTCGATGACCCTGGTGACCGACGACGGTCGATGGGACGCTGCCGGTACGGCCGGGATCGGCGTCCTGCTCGTCGCGATCGCCGTCGTGCTTGCCATCGAGACGAAGTCGCTGCTGCTCGGCGAGAGCGCGACCCGCGCGCACGTCGAGCAGATCGAGGCGGCGGTCGCAACCGGCGGCGAAACGTCGGTCATCCATCTGCGCACCATGCATCTCGGTCCCGACGAGCTCCTGGTCGCGGCGAAGATCGCGGTGACCAGGCAGGAGACCGGCACCGAGATAGCCGAGGCGATCGACGCCGCCGAGCGGCGGATTCGCGATGCCGTACCGATCGCCCGCGTCATCTATCTCGAACCGGACGTTCGCCGCCCCGCGCAACGCTGA
- a CDS encoding TetR/AcrR family transcriptional regulator produces MTPATKTDETPSVASRPRVAGEREAQILDATLDVLCEVGYDRLTMDAVANASKASKATLYRRWSTKGDLVVDALVRAKGAPCVVNSDTGSLRDDLIESTCHDTGLSDAMTMSLFAGLVSAIQHDADFAAAFHERFLRPKVEQTMVLFERARDRGEIAEGVDADLISSVLPAVALHRTFILGIPTDDSMVERIVDEVVMPAVKCAPRDTR; encoded by the coding sequence ATGACACCCGCGACGAAGACCGACGAGACGCCGAGCGTGGCGAGTCGTCCCCGTGTCGCGGGTGAGCGTGAGGCGCAGATTCTGGACGCGACTCTCGACGTACTGTGCGAGGTCGGGTACGACCGGCTGACAATGGACGCCGTCGCCAACGCCTCGAAGGCCAGCAAGGCAACGCTGTACCGTCGCTGGTCGACCAAGGGCGACCTCGTGGTCGACGCCCTCGTACGCGCGAAGGGCGCGCCATGCGTCGTCAACTCCGACACGGGCAGTCTGCGCGACGACCTGATCGAGTCGACCTGCCACGACACCGGGCTGAGCGACGCGATGACGATGTCGCTGTTCGCGGGCCTGGTCTCGGCCATCCAGCACGACGCAGACTTCGCTGCCGCGTTCCACGAGCGGTTCCTGCGACCGAAGGTCGAGCAGACGATGGTGCTCTTCGAGCGCGCTCGTGACCGGGGTGAGATCGCCGAGGGTGTCGACGCAGACCTGATCAGCTCCGTGCTGCCGGCGGTCGCACTGCACCGCACGTTCATTCTCGGCATACCGACCGACGACTCGATGGTCGAACGGATCGTCGACGAGGTCGTCATGCCTGCCGTCAAGTGCGCACCTCGGGATACGCGCTAA
- a CDS encoding DHA2 family efflux MFS transporter permease subunit, which yields MTTSLQEKGPGASDPARQRNLGIALVVILTAQLMVVLDSTIANIAIPYIANDLDFSDAGQSWIITGYTIAFGGLLLLGGRLGDLFGRRRVFMGGVLLFSLASLLGGISSNQELLLASRALQGVGAAIASPTALALITTNFPAGKARNRAFSAYATMSGVGAAVGLILGGWLTEYSWRWTFLINVPVGIAAAALAPIYLNESARRRVALDIPGALTGTGGLVGIVYGLTRAAEESWGDTWTITSLAAGVALLAVFIQIERTVKEPLLPFRILANRTRAVSFLAMMLVPAAMFAMFYFLAIVVQEGMGYSSLETGFAFLPFSAGLIVAAAIASNLMSRVDPRWLAGGGTLLGAIALYGFSRIPYNDGTGSPQALQNIGVDASYATDLLPWIIVMSVGMGFVFVPLTVTAVHGVGNEDSGIGAGVLNAMQQIGGALGLATLSTVAVNATKDKANEIAAGAQKLMAQLPGGESGPVKEFQEAVGNVAFAHGATLAFVVGAGMMLAGSLITLLFLNASHEEINDNEGEAEPVAVA from the coding sequence ATGACGACGAGCCTGCAAGAAAAGGGCCCGGGGGCGTCTGACCCAGCCCGGCAACGAAACCTCGGGATCGCGCTGGTGGTCATCCTGACCGCCCAGCTGATGGTCGTGCTCGACAGCACGATCGCCAACATCGCGATTCCCTACATCGCAAACGATCTCGACTTCAGCGACGCTGGCCAGTCGTGGATCATCACCGGCTACACGATCGCGTTCGGCGGCTTGCTGCTGCTCGGTGGCCGCCTCGGTGACCTGTTCGGCCGCCGGCGGGTGTTCATGGGCGGCGTACTGCTGTTCTCGCTCGCATCCTTGCTCGGCGGCATCTCCTCGAACCAGGAGCTGCTGCTGGCGTCGCGTGCGCTGCAGGGAGTCGGTGCGGCCATCGCGAGCCCGACCGCGCTCGCGCTGATCACGACCAACTTCCCGGCCGGCAAGGCACGCAACCGGGCCTTCTCCGCGTACGCCACGATGTCGGGCGTCGGTGCCGCCGTCGGCCTGATCCTCGGTGGATGGTTGACCGAGTACTCCTGGCGCTGGACGTTCCTGATCAACGTGCCGGTCGGCATCGCCGCCGCCGCTCTGGCGCCGATCTACCTCAACGAGAGTGCGCGGCGCCGCGTTGCGCTCGACATCCCGGGTGCGCTCACCGGTACCGGTGGCCTGGTCGGCATCGTGTACGGCCTGACGCGCGCCGCCGAGGAGAGCTGGGGCGACACCTGGACCATCACCTCGCTCGCCGCGGGTGTCGCGCTGCTCGCGGTCTTCATCCAGATCGAGCGGACGGTCAAGGAGCCGTTGCTGCCGTTCCGGATCCTCGCGAACCGCACTCGCGCGGTCAGCTTCCTAGCGATGATGCTGGTGCCGGCGGCGATGTTCGCGATGTTCTACTTCCTCGCCATCGTGGTGCAGGAGGGTATGGGCTACAGCTCGCTCGAAACCGGGTTCGCGTTCCTGCCGTTCAGTGCGGGGCTCATCGTCGCAGCCGCCATCGCATCGAACCTTATGTCGCGCGTCGACCCCCGTTGGCTGGCGGGGGGAGGAACGCTCCTGGGTGCGATCGCGCTGTACGGCTTCTCCCGGATCCCGTACAACGACGGTACGGGTAGCCCGCAGGCCTTGCAGAACATCGGCGTGGACGCCTCGTACGCCACCGACCTGCTTCCGTGGATCATCGTGATGTCCGTCGGCATGGGCTTCGTGTTCGTGCCCCTCACTGTGACGGCGGTGCACGGTGTCGGCAACGAGGACTCGGGCATCGGGGCCGGCGTCCTGAACGCGATGCAGCAGATCGGCGGTGCGCTCGGCCTTGCGACGTTGAGCACGGTCGCGGTCAACGCGACCAAGGACAAGGCCAACGAGATCGCGGCGGGTGCGCAGAAGCTGATGGCGCAGCTGCCGGGCGGCGAAAGCGGGCCGGTGAAGGAGTTCCAGGAAGCCGTCGGCAACGTGGCATTCGCGCACGGCGCGACTCTCGCGTTCGTCGTGGGTGCCGGGATGATGCTGGCAGGCTCGCTGATCACTCTGCTGTTCCTCAACGCCAGCCACGAGGAGATCAACGACAACGAGGGCGAGGCCGAGCCGGTAGCGGTCGCGTAG
- a CDS encoding Rv2578c family radical SAM protein encodes MRWAGQNIDSDECGALPGLGRLDGLIRSVTTPEFDGVTFHEVAAKSALNRVPGGSRMPFGWTVNPYRGCTHACVYCYARGSHEWLDLDAGRDFDSQIVVKTNVSDVLRSELARRSWSRELVALGTNTDPYQRAEGRYRLMPGIIEALVDARTPFSILTKGTLLRRDLPLLVEAARTVPVGVGVSIAIGDPQLHDLVEPGTPSPRARLALVRALADAGLRCGVMIAPVLPWVTDSRAALERLIGDIADAGGAGATVLPLHLRHGAREWYFAWLERHRPGLVGRYRALYGGDAYVPEWYEQRLRARVVPILRRYGLESAYGMRGLDEDDRAAAVASPPREPEPTLF; translated from the coding sequence ATGCGATGGGCGGGCCAGAACATCGATTCCGACGAGTGTGGTGCGCTGCCGGGGCTGGGACGCCTCGACGGCCTGATCAGGAGTGTGACGACGCCGGAGTTCGACGGCGTCACCTTCCACGAGGTGGCCGCGAAGTCGGCGCTCAACCGGGTGCCGGGCGGCTCGCGGATGCCGTTCGGCTGGACCGTCAACCCCTACCGAGGCTGTACGCACGCGTGCGTGTACTGCTATGCGCGCGGCTCCCACGAATGGCTCGACCTCGACGCCGGGCGTGACTTCGACTCGCAGATCGTCGTCAAGACGAACGTGTCGGACGTTCTGCGGAGCGAGCTCGCCCGTCGTTCGTGGAGCCGGGAGCTGGTCGCCCTCGGCACCAACACCGACCCGTACCAGCGCGCGGAGGGCCGCTACCGGTTGATGCCGGGCATCATCGAGGCGCTGGTCGACGCGCGTACGCCGTTCTCGATCCTCACCAAGGGCACCCTGCTGCGCCGCGACCTCCCGCTGCTGGTCGAGGCGGCGCGTACGGTGCCCGTCGGTGTGGGTGTCTCGATCGCGATCGGCGACCCGCAGCTGCATGACCTCGTCGAGCCGGGCACGCCATCGCCGCGGGCCCGGCTCGCGCTCGTCCGGGCGCTCGCCGACGCCGGGCTGCGCTGCGGGGTGATGATCGCGCCCGTGCTTCCGTGGGTCACCGACTCCCGCGCGGCGCTGGAGCGGTTGATCGGCGATATCGCGGATGCCGGCGGCGCGGGTGCGACCGTGCTGCCGCTCCATCTGCGCCACGGCGCTCGCGAGTGGTACTTCGCCTGGCTGGAGCGCCATCGGCCGGGCCTGGTCGGGCGCTACCGGGCGCTCTACGGCGGCGACGCGTACGTGCCCGAGTGGTACGAGCAGCGACTGCGCGCCCGGGTGGTGCCGATCCTGCGCCGGTACGGGCTGGAGTCGGCGTACGGGATGCGCGGCCTCGACGAGGACGACCGCGCCGCCGCCGTCGCCAGCCCGCCGCGCGAGCCGGAGCCGACGCTGTTCTGA
- a CDS encoding NUDIX hydrolase, translated as MPYTSAFPPFAVTVDMVVLADAGRQVLLVRRGGPPYEGSLALPGGFVEIDESLDAAARRELAEETGVDISKVPIAQVGAYGEPDRDPRGRTVSIAYVALLDQVVEATAGDDAAAAGWHRVEELDEARLAFDHARILADAMHR; from the coding sequence ATGCCGTACACCTCAGCGTTCCCACCGTTCGCCGTCACCGTCGACATGGTCGTGCTCGCCGACGCCGGCCGGCAGGTGCTGCTGGTCCGTCGCGGCGGGCCGCCGTACGAAGGTTCGCTCGCGCTGCCCGGCGGGTTCGTGGAGATCGACGAGTCGCTCGACGCGGCCGCCCGACGCGAGCTCGCCGAGGAGACCGGTGTCGACATATCGAAGGTGCCCATCGCACAGGTCGGCGCGTACGGCGAGCCCGACCGCGACCCGCGCGGGCGGACCGTGAGCATCGCGTACGTCGCGCTGCTCGACCAGGTCGTCGAGGCGACGGCGGGAGACGATGCCGCGGCGGCCGGCTGGCATCGAGTCGAGGAGCTCGACGAAGCGCGGCTCGCGTTCGACCACGCACGGATACTCGCCGACGCGATGCACCGCTAG